Part of the Apilactobacillus apisilvae genome is shown below.
ATTTTTTCAATAAACTAAAATCTGTATCGCATGGATACGCTACCTTTGACGCTGAATTTAATGACTATGAAGTTTCCGATATTGTAAAAATTAGTATTGATGTTAACTATGCTCCAGTTGATGCTTTAACATTTATCACTCATCGAAACAATGCTGATTCATTGGCACAAAATTTAGTGCATAAATTAAAATATGTAATGCCTAAACAACTATATCCAATTCCAGTCCAAGCTTTTGTTGAAGGTAGAGTAATTGCACGTATCGATGTTCCACCTTTAAGAAAAAATGCTGCAGTAAGTGGTGATAAAAAGAATGTTTCTAAAAAGCAAGCATTATTACGTCGACAAAATATAAACAAACGAAAAAGTGCAAATGCTAATATTACGTTGCCACAAAAGGTTTTTGATGCTGTTTTAGGAATTTAACGAAGTAATTCTAACCAAATTGTTATATTTTGTAATGTTGTCATATTGTTATTGCAATATTTCCCCTTTATAATACAAATTAGTATTGATATTAGAGATATAAAAAATAGGGGTGAATTTATTTGATTAAGAAAAAGTCAATATTTTTAATGTTGGCAACCATTTTTGCATTACTTTTTTGCGCAAGTTTGGCTAATAACAATAATAAAGCACATGCAGACAGTAATCGAGTTTATGATTTGTCTGAATGGCAAGGTAATTTTACTGCTAATAAAGTGAAAAAACTGAAAAATGAAGTTCCATTTGTTATTCTAAGAGTTCAATATGGTAGTTCTTATCATGATAAAACTTTCAATAATAATCGTAAGTTACTAGAAAAATATGGTGTTCCATATGGTGTTTATTCATTTAGTAGATATTCTGGTGTTAGCCAAGCTAAGTCTGAAGCTAAACAGTTATATCGTTTGGCACCCAATGCTAAATTTTATGTAAACGATTATGAAATGTCTTCTGTGACTCATGGTAGTTCAAATAATGCTACTAAGGCGTGGGTACAAGCATTGCGTCCATTAGTTGGTAGTAAGAAAATCCTTTTCTATTCATATCAACATTTTATGCTTCAAAATGCTTCTCAAGCACTAAAATATTATGATGGTTATTGGGTAGCTGCTTATCAAAGTAAGAAACCTTCCGTAAACAGTGTTATGTGGCAATATACTGATCGTCATTACTCCAGTGCTTTAGGAAAAAGAATCGATGCTAGTTTACTAGGTAAAGGAAAAGATTGGTTCATTGGTAACGTTGAATTACCAGTTGCCAATAAATCTGATAATAGTTCTAACAGTAATGATAGTGCGTCTAGTACGCTAGTGCCTGACAGTCAAAAAAAAAGTAAACCTGTAAAAACACAAGGTGGCGTAAATTACTACAATACCAACGTAAAGCTCACTGTTAAAGATAATGCAAACTTTAATTTTTATAACCATTTAGGTGAAGATAAAACTTATAAATCTAGAAAACGACTTCACTTAGTAAAAGATTATAAAGCTGCAACCCTTTATGCTAATAAAAAGGGTGTTACTAAAAACGGTGATGTATATTA
Proteins encoded:
- a CDS encoding GH25 family lysozyme, coding for MIKKKSIFLMLATIFALLFCASLANNNNKAHADSNRVYDLSEWQGNFTANKVKKLKNEVPFVILRVQYGSSYHDKTFNNNRKLLEKYGVPYGVYSFSRYSGVSQAKSEAKQLYRLAPNAKFYVNDYEMSSVTHGSSNNATKAWVQALRPLVGSKKILFYSYQHFMLQNASQALKYYDGYWVAAYQSKKPSVNSVMWQYTDRHYSSALGKRIDASLLGKGKDWFIGNVELPVANKSDNSSNSNDSASSTLVPDSQKKSKPVKTQGGVNYYNTNVKLTVKDNANFNFYNHLGEDKTYKSRKRLHLVKDYKAATLYANKKGVTKNGDVYYRVTRHGKSMGWIKSNSVQNYIDYANTNEEKTIKSDASGEFNEHVKGSHFAKNEVLSNVSDLAGKQVQIVKSAKKVGWNTHYYLVKYDGKIMGWAYQSIFE